The Corynebacterium confusum genome has a window encoding:
- a CDS encoding TrkA C-terminal domain-containing protein has translation MLEIFNGNELLTIFLMIVLGTLFGMIPFGPLRFGAAGTLFVGLAFGSFVDLDETILSKLQEMGLGLFIYMQGLSAGERFFKGLSEQFKQMMAAAAAVILAAGAALGFGGILGISPLGAVGVFSGATTSTASLAVAQQQTGEDLPAVGYSLGYPVGVAVAILMVSFILKQSWPAKKDQDNSADQVFRAITVRVTKNDVNMADLEEEFGEHFIIATIRRGNKVMVAGDSPEIHTGDIMRVMVTKSYSRELVKALGKRQPQTPFVDKRLVIEDVAISNEDVAGRTVGELNLFERYGGRILRVRRGDELFLANDDTYLASGDTVELIVKFDRLGDIRDYFGNSVKSYAELNWVAVAGGLFIGYLISLIVIPLPGGASFELGFALGPLITGLVLGAVHRTRRVPWQVPSSINTSFQQWGLMIFLASVGLASGEAFVSTAFSIVGLKAMVLAALVTIVVIVLFALFSRMLGQSETRTVGGVSGIFGQPAVVNYATGVSTDSRIMTGYASTIVVAQVVKIVVIPFMLMF, from the coding sequence GTGTTAGAAATCTTTAATGGTAATGAGCTACTGACCATCTTCTTGATGATCGTGCTCGGCACCTTGTTCGGGATGATCCCCTTCGGGCCGCTGCGCTTCGGCGCGGCCGGCACGTTGTTCGTGGGGCTCGCCTTCGGTTCCTTCGTGGACCTAGACGAGACCATCCTGAGCAAGTTACAGGAAATGGGCTTGGGTCTGTTCATCTACATGCAAGGCCTGTCCGCCGGGGAACGTTTCTTCAAGGGATTATCTGAGCAGTTTAAGCAGATGATGGCGGCTGCGGCCGCAGTGATCTTGGCAGCCGGGGCCGCGCTGGGCTTCGGTGGCATTCTGGGGATTTCCCCGCTGGGCGCGGTAGGCGTCTTCTCCGGCGCGACGACGTCGACGGCCTCGCTGGCCGTGGCCCAGCAGCAGACCGGCGAGGACTTGCCGGCTGTGGGCTACTCCCTGGGCTACCCGGTGGGCGTGGCCGTGGCTATCCTCATGGTCTCCTTCATCCTGAAACAGAGCTGGCCGGCGAAGAAGGACCAGGATAACTCCGCCGACCAAGTCTTCCGTGCCATCACGGTGCGCGTGACGAAGAACGACGTCAACATGGCGGACTTGGAAGAGGAATTCGGTGAGCACTTCATCATCGCGACCATCCGCCGCGGCAACAAGGTGATGGTGGCCGGTGACTCGCCGGAGATCCATACCGGCGACATTATGCGCGTGATGGTGACTAAGTCTTATTCCCGCGAGCTGGTCAAGGCGCTGGGTAAGCGCCAGCCGCAGACCCCGTTCGTGGACAAGCGCCTAGTCATCGAGGACGTGGCGATTTCCAATGAGGACGTCGCCGGCCGCACCGTCGGCGAGCTCAACCTCTTCGAGCGCTACGGCGGCCGCATCCTGCGCGTGCGCCGCGGCGACGAGTTGTTTTTGGCCAACGATGACACGTACCTTGCCTCCGGTGACACCGTGGAGCTCATCGTGAAGTTCGACCGCCTGGGCGATATCCGCGACTACTTTGGTAACTCGGTCAAGTCCTATGCGGAGCTGAACTGGGTGGCTGTGGCCGGCGGCCTGTTCATCGGCTACCTGATTTCGCTCATCGTGATCCCGCTGCCGGGTGGGGCCTCCTTCGAGCTCGGCTTCGCCCTAGGCCCGCTGATTACCGGCCTGGTACTCGGCGCGGTCCACCGCACCCGCCGGGTGCCGTGGCAGGTGCCGTCGTCTATCAACACTTCTTTCCAACAGTGGGGCCTGATGATCTTCCTAGCCTCGGTCGGCCTGGCGTCGGGCGAGGCTTTCGTTTCCACTGCGTTTTCCATCGTGGGGCTTAAGGCCATGGTGCTGGCGGCGCTGGTGACCATCGTGGTCATCGTCCTCTTCGCGCTGTTCAGCCGCATGCTGGGCCAGTCGGAGACCCGCACCGTCGGCGGCGTGTCCGGTATCTTCGGCCAGCCCGCCGTGGTCAACTACGCCACCGGTGTCAGCACCGACTCCCGCATCATGACCGGCTACGCCTCCACCATCGTGGTCGCCCAGGTAGTCAAGATCGTGGTCATTCCGTTCATGCTGATGTTCTAG
- a CDS encoding peptide chain release factor 3 — protein MSIAAEANRRRTFAVIAHPDAGKSTLTEALALHAHIINEAGAVHGKAGRKSTVSDWMDMEKDRGISVASSALQFEYAPEGHEGEPYMINLVDTPGHADFSEDTYRVLTAVDAAVMLIDAAKGLEPQTLKLFRVCKARGLPIITVINKWDRVGREPLELVDEIVNEIQLQPTPLYWPVGIAGDFRGLAHVNDDGEADEYIHFIRTAGGSTIAPEEHYSPADAAAKEAGVWETAAEEAELLAADGAVHDQEMFEQCVTSPLIFASAMLNFGVHQILDTLCAIAPAPRERESDPKALEAADSGASSAMDAAREVTDDFSGVIFKVQAGMDQKHRDNLAFMRVVSGCFERGMQVHHAQSGRSFSTKYALTVFGRTRDTVDAAYPGDIVGLVNAGSLAPGDTIYTGRKVQFRPMPQFAPEAFRILRAKSLGKYKAFRKGLDQLAAEGVVQILRNDARGDASPVMAAVGPMQFEVMQARMELEYNVETVTEPIPYSVARRTDAESAPELGRQRGVEIFTRTDGELIALFGDKWKLAFIEKEHPELTMETLVAD, from the coding sequence ATGAGTATTGCCGCTGAAGCCAACCGCCGCCGCACCTTCGCCGTTATCGCCCACCCGGATGCCGGTAAGTCCACGTTGACCGAGGCTTTGGCGCTGCACGCCCACATCATCAACGAGGCAGGTGCCGTGCACGGCAAGGCCGGCCGCAAGTCCACCGTCTCCGACTGGATGGACATGGAAAAGGACCGCGGCATCTCCGTGGCCTCCTCCGCCCTGCAGTTCGAGTACGCGCCGGAGGGCCACGAGGGCGAGCCGTACATGATCAACCTGGTGGACACCCCTGGCCACGCGGATTTCTCCGAGGACACCTACCGCGTGCTGACCGCGGTGGACGCGGCCGTCATGCTGATCGACGCCGCCAAGGGCCTCGAGCCGCAAACCCTCAAGCTCTTCCGCGTCTGTAAGGCCCGCGGCCTGCCGATCATCACCGTGATCAACAAGTGGGACCGCGTGGGCCGGGAGCCGCTGGAGCTGGTCGATGAGATCGTCAACGAGATCCAGCTGCAGCCGACGCCGCTGTACTGGCCGGTCGGCATCGCGGGCGATTTCCGCGGCCTCGCCCACGTCAACGACGACGGCGAAGCTGACGAGTACATCCACTTCATCCGCACCGCCGGCGGTTCCACCATCGCCCCGGAGGAGCACTACTCCCCCGCCGACGCCGCCGCAAAGGAGGCGGGCGTCTGGGAGACCGCCGCGGAGGAAGCCGAGCTGCTCGCCGCCGACGGCGCGGTCCACGACCAGGAAATGTTCGAGCAGTGCGTGACCAGCCCGCTGATCTTCGCCTCGGCGATGCTGAACTTCGGCGTGCACCAGATCCTGGACACGCTGTGCGCCATCGCGCCCGCCCCGCGCGAGCGCGAATCCGACCCGAAGGCCCTGGAGGCCGCTGACTCGGGCGCGTCCAGCGCGATGGACGCCGCGCGCGAGGTCACCGATGACTTCTCCGGCGTCATCTTCAAGGTCCAGGCCGGCATGGACCAAAAGCACCGCGATAACTTGGCATTCATGCGCGTGGTCTCCGGCTGCTTCGAGCGCGGCATGCAGGTCCACCACGCCCAGTCCGGGCGGTCGTTCTCCACGAAGTACGCGCTGACGGTCTTCGGCCGCACCCGCGACACGGTGGATGCCGCCTACCCGGGCGATATCGTGGGCCTAGTCAACGCCGGCTCGCTCGCCCCCGGCGACACCATCTACACCGGCCGCAAGGTGCAGTTCCGCCCGATGCCGCAGTTCGCCCCGGAAGCCTTCCGGATCCTGCGCGCGAAGTCGCTGGGCAAGTACAAGGCCTTCCGCAAGGGCCTGGATCAGCTCGCTGCCGAGGGCGTGGTCCAGATCCTGCGCAACGACGCCCGCGGCGACGCCTCCCCGGTCATGGCCGCGGTCGGCCCCATGCAGTTCGAGGTCATGCAGGCCCGCATGGAGCTGGAGTACAACGTCGAGACCGTCACCGAGCCCATCCCCTACTCCGTGGCGCGCCGCACCGACGCCGAGTCCGCCCCTGAGCTGGGCCGCCAGCGCGGCGTGGAGATCTTCACCCGCACCGACGGCGAGCTGATCGCCCTCTTCGGCGACAAGTGGAAGCTGGCCTTCATCGAGAAAGAACACCCCGAGCTGACCATGGAAACCCTGGTCGCCGACTAG
- a CDS encoding SDR family NAD(P)-dependent oxidoreductase produces MKTFVITGASDGIGAAAARLIHRTRPDDRIVVVGRNPEKTARVAADLDAPHLVADFESLREVRELADKLAEFGPLAGLANNAGGIFDGPLTTADGFERTWQVNVVAPFLLTTLLREQIGGAPVVQTASIANVLLAKFDPEDPNTFHGFSSERAYGNAKLGTILLTHYLHEQGLNSVAFHPGVLATNFSRTANARLSKAYTGRLGRHFGSAEDGARNLAFYLTGTAGVHFTPGEYYNNHQRPGRQKKVSDAEISALFNALGQRLYLD; encoded by the coding sequence ATGAAAACCTTCGTCATCACCGGCGCCTCCGATGGCATCGGAGCCGCCGCTGCCCGCCTCATCCACCGCACCCGCCCCGACGATCGCATCGTCGTGGTCGGCCGCAACCCGGAGAAAACCGCGCGCGTCGCCGCGGACCTCGACGCGCCGCACCTAGTCGCGGATTTCGAGTCCCTCCGCGAGGTCCGCGAGCTAGCGGACAAGCTGGCCGAGTTCGGCCCGCTCGCGGGCCTGGCCAACAACGCCGGCGGCATCTTCGACGGACCGCTGACCACCGCGGACGGCTTCGAGCGCACCTGGCAGGTCAACGTGGTGGCCCCGTTCCTGCTGACTACCTTGCTGCGCGAGCAGATCGGTGGCGCGCCGGTGGTGCAGACCGCCTCAATTGCCAACGTCCTGCTCGCCAAGTTCGACCCCGAGGACCCGAACACCTTCCACGGTTTCAGCTCGGAGCGCGCCTACGGCAACGCGAAGCTGGGCACTATCCTGCTCACCCACTACCTGCACGAACAGGGGCTGAACTCCGTGGCCTTCCACCCCGGCGTGCTGGCCACGAATTTCTCGCGCACCGCCAACGCCCGTCTGTCCAAGGCCTACACCGGGCGTCTGGGCCGCCACTTCGGCTCGGCCGAGGACGGCGCCCGCAACCTGGCGTTCTACCTGACTGGCACGGCAGGTGTCCACTTCACCCCGGGCGAGTACTACAACAACCACCAGCGGCCCGGCCGCCAGAAGAAGGTCTCCGACGCCGAAATCAGCGCTTTGTTCAACGCCCTGGGCCAGAGGCTGTACCTCGACTAG
- the pth gene encoding aminoacyl-tRNA hydrolase — protein sequence MRAEWLIVGLGNPGPKYAATRHNVGFMAVDDLLATTGGLVQPVRGLAADAASLDIDGTPVLAVRPQSFMNLSGEPVGELARLLNVPPERIIVIHDELDLPAHKVRLKQGGNENGHNGLKSLTEHLGTRDYLRVRIGIGRPPKGSSIPDYVLGPVDASRGLDTAISTAAEGARLIVDKGLAAAQNTIHSR from the coding sequence CTGCGCGCCGAGTGGCTCATCGTCGGCCTGGGCAACCCGGGCCCCAAATACGCGGCGACGCGGCACAACGTCGGTTTCATGGCTGTGGATGACCTGCTGGCGACCACCGGCGGGCTGGTCCAGCCGGTGCGCGGGCTGGCGGCCGACGCCGCCTCCTTGGACATCGACGGCACGCCGGTACTGGCCGTGCGCCCGCAAAGCTTTATGAACTTAAGCGGCGAGCCGGTCGGCGAGCTGGCCCGGCTCTTAAACGTCCCGCCGGAGCGCATTATTGTCATTCACGACGAGCTCGACCTGCCCGCCCACAAGGTACGCCTCAAGCAGGGCGGTAACGAAAACGGGCACAACGGGCTGAAGTCCCTGACCGAGCACCTGGGCACGCGGGACTACCTGCGGGTGCGCATCGGCATCGGCCGCCCGCCGAAGGGCTCGTCCATCCCCGACTATGTCCTGGGCCCGGTGGATGCAAGCCGCGGGCTGGATACGGCGATTAGCACCGCCGCCGAGGGCGCCCGACTCATCGTGGACAAGGGCCTGGCGGCCGCGCAGAATACTATCCACTCCCGCTAA
- a CDS encoding nitronate monooxygenase encodes MTASTVLDELTCPVLPAPMAGGPTTPALVAAAAKAGSLGTLAWGTASLEQAEAQLEQLLDTGTTRWAVNLFHPQQPLREQERQTALAVAAAEGVELAAADYSFGWDAKLDLALGASTPPRVVWAMFGTFSGAEIARVHGRGSEAWVTVTNPAEAHAAAEAGADVLCVQGPDAGGHRGIWDEYAEPDQRALPDLVRTCQVGLPLLAAGGLRTAQDVARVLDLPGVAAAVCGSAFLLADEAGTSPANREMLSKGGPTVATRAFSGRVARGLATEYTAQHPDAPAIYPHLNQILLPRRAAGDQAVAYCLVGKPATGLRGGSVEDILCRLNQKAN; translated from the coding sequence ATGACAGCTAGCACGGTCCTAGACGAACTCACCTGCCCCGTCCTGCCGGCGCCAATGGCCGGCGGGCCTACCACCCCGGCGCTGGTAGCGGCGGCTGCGAAGGCCGGCTCGCTGGGCACGCTAGCGTGGGGCACGGCCAGCCTTGAGCAGGCAGAAGCGCAGCTCGAGCAGTTGTTGGACACCGGCACCACCCGCTGGGCGGTTAACCTCTTCCATCCCCAACAGCCGCTGCGCGAGCAGGAGCGCCAGACCGCCTTGGCAGTGGCGGCGGCCGAAGGGGTGGAGCTGGCCGCCGCCGACTACAGCTTCGGTTGGGACGCCAAGCTCGACCTGGCCTTGGGCGCGTCCACCCCGCCGCGGGTGGTCTGGGCGATGTTCGGCACCTTCAGCGGCGCGGAGATCGCGCGCGTCCACGGCCGCGGGAGCGAGGCCTGGGTGACCGTGACCAACCCGGCCGAGGCACACGCTGCCGCGGAGGCCGGGGCCGACGTGTTGTGCGTGCAGGGACCCGACGCCGGCGGGCACCGCGGTATCTGGGACGAATACGCCGAGCCGGACCAGCGCGCGCTGCCGGATCTGGTGCGCACCTGCCAGGTGGGCTTGCCGCTGCTGGCCGCAGGGGGCCTGCGCACCGCGCAGGACGTCGCCCGAGTGCTCGACCTGCCGGGGGTAGCGGCCGCGGTCTGTGGCTCCGCCTTCCTCCTAGCCGATGAGGCGGGGACGAGCCCCGCCAACCGGGAAATGCTTTCCAAGGGCGGGCCCACCGTCGCCACTCGCGCTTTTAGCGGCAGGGTGGCCCGGGGCCTGGCGACGGAGTACACCGCGCAGCACCCGGATGCCCCTGCTATCTACCCCCACCTCAACCAGATTCTGCTCCCTAGGCGGGCGGCGGGGGATCAGGCGGTGGCGTATTGCCTAGTGGGCAAACCAGCCACTGGGCTGCGTGGGGGTAGTGTGGAAGATATCCTCTGCCGTCTTAACCAAAAGGCGAACTAG
- a CDS encoding glyceraldehyde-3-phosphate dehydrogenase, translating into MTANSHVWQENWNERLEKAQEMLPLIHQLHRKNNVVTTIFGRPLVGVTDIDIIKSHRYARRIAERELSTFETLPIIQALTEMNLGSASVDVGRLVIGYEEEKDNYNSLRDYLEQELVEVVGAGVNKECTDVVLYGFGRIGRLLARILIAREAAYGGVRLRAIVVRKKGDGDILKRASLLRRDSVHGAFNGSISVDEENEVIWANGTKIKVIYASDPATIDYTQYGIKDAILVDNTGAWRNREGLSQHLEAPGIARVLLTAPGKGDIKNIVYGINDGDIAEDDNILSAASCTTNGITPVLQVINERYGVTHGHVETAHSFTNDQNLIDNYHKGDRRGRAAGLNMVLTETGAAKAVAKAVPDFEGKLTGNAIRVPTPDVSMAVLNLELEREVERDEVNNFLRDVSLRSHLRQQISYIASPEVVSSDFVGSTHAGIVDGLATIASGKHLVLYVWYDNEFGYSNQVIRIVERLANARPKVLPSRIHASEL; encoded by the coding sequence GTGACCGCAAACTCGCACGTGTGGCAAGAAAACTGGAACGAGCGCCTCGAAAAGGCGCAGGAGATGCTGCCGCTAATCCACCAGCTTCATCGCAAAAACAACGTTGTCACCACGATCTTCGGCCGCCCGCTGGTGGGCGTCACCGACATCGACATCATTAAGAGCCACCGCTACGCCCGCCGTATCGCGGAGCGCGAGCTGTCCACCTTCGAGACCCTGCCGATCATCCAGGCACTGACCGAGATGAACCTGGGTTCTGCCTCCGTCGACGTGGGGCGCTTGGTCATCGGCTACGAAGAGGAAAAGGACAACTACAACAGCCTGCGCGACTACCTCGAGCAGGAGCTGGTTGAGGTCGTCGGCGCCGGCGTCAACAAGGAATGTACCGACGTCGTGCTCTACGGCTTCGGCCGCATCGGGCGCCTGCTGGCCCGCATCCTGATCGCCCGCGAGGCCGCTTACGGCGGCGTGCGCCTGCGCGCCATCGTCGTGCGCAAGAAGGGTGACGGCGACATCCTCAAGCGTGCCTCCCTGCTGCGCCGCGACTCCGTCCACGGCGCCTTCAACGGCTCTATCTCCGTGGATGAGGAAAACGAGGTCATCTGGGCCAACGGCACCAAAATCAAGGTCATCTACGCCTCCGACCCGGCCACCATTGACTACACCCAGTACGGCATCAAGGACGCCATCCTGGTCGACAACACCGGCGCGTGGCGCAACCGCGAGGGCCTGTCCCAGCATCTGGAGGCCCCGGGCATCGCCCGCGTGCTGCTGACCGCCCCGGGCAAGGGCGACATCAAGAACATCGTCTACGGCATCAACGACGGCGACATCGCTGAGGACGACAACATCCTGTCCGCGGCTTCCTGTACCACCAACGGCATCACCCCGGTCCTGCAGGTCATCAACGAGCGCTATGGTGTGACCCACGGCCACGTGGAGACCGCCCACTCGTTCACCAACGACCAAAACCTCATCGACAACTACCACAAGGGCGACCGCCGTGGCCGCGCCGCCGGCCTGAACATGGTCCTGACCGAGACCGGCGCCGCCAAGGCCGTGGCCAAGGCCGTCCCGGACTTCGAGGGCAAGCTGACCGGCAACGCCATCCGCGTTCCCACCCCGGATGTGTCCATGGCCGTGTTGAACCTGGAGCTGGAGCGCGAGGTGGAGCGCGACGAGGTCAACAACTTCCTGCGTGACGTCTCGCTGCGCTCCCACCTGCGCCAGCAGATCAGCTACATCGCCTCCCCGGAGGTTGTCTCCTCCGACTTCGTCGGCTCCACCCACGCCGGCATCGTCGACGGCCTGGCCACCATCGCCAGCGGCAAGCACCTGGTGCTCTACGTCTGGTACGACAACGAGTTCGGCTACTCCAACCAGGTCATCCGCATCGTCGAGCGCCTGGCCAACGCCCGCCCGAAGGTCCTGCCTAGCCGCATCCACGCCTCCGAGCTCTAA
- the ppk2 gene encoding polyphosphate kinase 2, translated as MSKKDAKTTKPPKLNKKAYEDELKRLQAELVDMQQWVVETGARVVIIMEGRDAAGKGSAIKRITQYLNPRSCRVEALPAPTSRERGQWYFQRYIEKLPTAGEIVIFDRSWYNRAGVERVMGFCTDQEYVRFLHQAPIFEQMLVEDGIMLRKYWFSVSDEEQIARFESRRNDPLRRWKLSPMDLQSITRWEDYSRAKDAMFIHTDTPTAPWYTVESEDKKRSRINVIAHLLSSIPYQKIEREMPEVPQRPASDGEEYERPAREEFKYVPDVAAALERGKQDKKKKKDKKK; from the coding sequence ATGAGCAAGAAAGACGCGAAGACCACCAAGCCGCCGAAGCTGAACAAGAAGGCCTACGAGGACGAGCTCAAGCGCCTGCAGGCCGAGCTGGTCGACATGCAGCAGTGGGTCGTCGAGACCGGCGCCCGCGTGGTCATCATCATGGAAGGCCGCGACGCCGCCGGCAAGGGCTCGGCGATTAAGCGGATCACGCAGTACCTCAACCCGCGCTCCTGCCGCGTGGAGGCTCTCCCCGCCCCCACCTCCCGGGAGCGCGGCCAGTGGTACTTCCAGCGCTACATCGAGAAGCTGCCTACCGCCGGCGAGATCGTCATCTTCGACCGCTCCTGGTACAACCGCGCCGGCGTCGAGCGCGTCATGGGCTTTTGCACCGATCAGGAATACGTCCGCTTCCTGCACCAGGCCCCGATCTTCGAGCAGATGTTGGTCGAAGACGGCATCATGCTGCGCAAGTACTGGTTCTCCGTGTCCGACGAAGAACAGATCGCCCGCTTCGAGTCCCGCCGCAATGACCCGCTGCGCCGCTGGAAGCTCTCGCCCATGGACCTGCAGTCCATCACCCGCTGGGAGGACTACTCCCGCGCCAAGGACGCGATGTTCATCCACACCGACACGCCCACCGCGCCGTGGTACACGGTCGAGTCGGAGGACAAGAAGCGCTCGCGCATCAACGTCATCGCGCACCTGCTCAGCTCCATCCCCTACCAGAAGATCGAGCGCGAGATGCCGGAAGTCCCGCAGCGTCCAGCCTCCGACGGAGAGGAATACGAGCGCCCGGCCCGCGAGGAGTTCAAGTACGTCCCCGACGTCGCCGCCGCCCTCGAGCGCGGCAAGCAGGATAAGAAGAAAAAGAAGGACAAGAAGAAATAA
- a CDS encoding fumarylacetoacetate hydrolase family protein has protein sequence MRLATLRTQYGTTTVRVDSDYTGVELDHEDVGALLRSGDWRKAAQLSGEPIVFDHEDLAPVIPQPEKIICVGLNYARHVREMGRQAPDQPTLFVKFADALTGPFSDVSIPGYAQSKLDYEGELAAVIGTRAHRIDRSRALSHVAGYAIMNDYTLRDFQRQTTQFHAGKSFYRSSGFGPWLTTADEWSPCSGARLTTTVNGETRQDDNTDDLIFSVAELVSFCSHLYPLNPGDVIVTGTPEGVGFARDPQQFLGHGDTVRVEIEGLGHIENTTVFTD, from the coding sequence ATGAGGCTCGCTACCCTGAGGACCCAGTACGGTACGACCACCGTCCGCGTGGACAGCGACTACACCGGCGTGGAGCTCGACCACGAGGACGTGGGCGCCCTGCTGCGCAGCGGCGACTGGCGCAAGGCCGCCCAGCTTTCCGGCGAGCCGATCGTCTTCGACCACGAGGACCTCGCCCCGGTCATCCCCCAGCCCGAAAAGATCATCTGCGTCGGACTCAACTACGCCCGCCACGTCCGGGAGATGGGCCGGCAGGCGCCGGACCAGCCCACGCTCTTCGTGAAATTCGCCGACGCCCTCACCGGGCCTTTCAGCGACGTGTCCATCCCCGGCTACGCGCAAAGCAAGCTCGACTACGAGGGCGAGCTCGCCGCGGTTATCGGCACCCGCGCGCACCGCATCGATCGCAGCCGCGCGCTGTCGCACGTGGCCGGCTACGCCATCATGAACGACTACACTCTGCGCGATTTCCAGCGCCAGACCACGCAGTTCCACGCCGGCAAATCCTTCTACCGCAGCTCCGGCTTCGGGCCGTGGCTGACCACCGCGGATGAGTGGTCGCCGTGCTCTGGCGCCCGGCTGACCACCACGGTCAACGGTGAGACCCGCCAGGACGACAACACCGACGACCTTATTTTCTCGGTCGCCGAGCTCGTCTCCTTCTGCTCGCACCTCTACCCGCTCAACCCCGGCGACGTCATCGTCACCGGCACCCCGGAGGGCGTAGGCTTCGCCCGCGACCCGCAGCAGTTCTTGGGCCACGGCGACACCGTGCGCGTGGAGATTGAGGGCCTAGGCCACATCGAAAACACCACTGTCTTCACCGATTAA
- the pth gene encoding aminoacyl-tRNA hydrolase, with protein sequence MSDAPLLIVGLGNPGPKYSGTRHNIGHEVIAELASWATPQAASLSLNRKTNAEIAELAPGRLGNRRVILAQPRTFMNTSGGPVKALANYFSVPPADIVIIHDELEQDFGAVKLRLGGGDHGHNGLRSVTKSLGTKDYQRLSVGIGRPPGRQDPASFVLARFSKREATEVPIIAADAADEVLQALT encoded by the coding sequence ATGAGTGACGCTCCCCTGCTAATCGTCGGCCTGGGCAACCCGGGGCCGAAATATTCCGGCACCCGGCACAACATCGGCCACGAGGTCATCGCGGAGCTCGCCAGCTGGGCCACGCCGCAGGCCGCCAGCCTGAGCCTGAACCGGAAGACCAACGCGGAGATCGCCGAGCTGGCCCCGGGGCGCCTGGGCAACCGCCGCGTTATCCTGGCCCAACCCCGGACATTCATGAACACCTCCGGCGGGCCGGTCAAGGCGCTGGCGAATTATTTCTCCGTTCCGCCGGCGGACATCGTTATTATTCACGACGAGCTGGAACAGGACTTCGGCGCCGTGAAGCTGCGCCTAGGCGGCGGCGACCACGGGCACAACGGTCTGCGTTCGGTCACGAAGTCCCTGGGTACGAAGGACTACCAGCGCCTGTCGGTGGGCATCGGCCGCCCGCCCGGGCGCCAAGACCCCGCCAGTTTCGTGCTGGCGCGGTTTTCCAAGCGGGAGGCAACGGAGGTGCCGATTATCGCAGCCGATGCCGCGGACGAGGTGCTGCAGGCGTTAACATAG
- a CDS encoding 50S ribosomal protein L25/general stress protein Ctc yields the protein MANERPVIKAEARTEFGKGAARRLRREWKIPGVIYGSNTEPLHFAAGLLEIQTLLRYHGVNAVLELEIDGQQHLTMVKHVDQNVLTLDVDHIDLLSIKRGEKVEVEVPVTVEGEPAPGMMFLQDADVVMIEADVLNIPEEIVVSIEGAEDGTVITAADLTMPEGSTLVADEETVIVSISEPEVDTDLEEAAEAAEEGGADAGAESVDEGESASDNEE from the coding sequence ATGGCTAACGAACGCCCTGTCATCAAGGCCGAAGCCCGTACCGAGTTCGGTAAGGGTGCTGCTCGCCGCCTGCGCCGCGAGTGGAAGATCCCCGGCGTGATCTACGGCTCCAACACCGAGCCGCTCCACTTCGCCGCTGGCCTGCTGGAAATCCAGACACTGCTGCGTTACCACGGCGTCAACGCCGTTCTCGAGCTGGAGATCGACGGCCAGCAGCACCTGACCATGGTCAAGCACGTCGACCAGAACGTGCTGACCTTGGACGTTGACCACATCGACCTGCTGTCCATTAAGCGCGGCGAGAAGGTCGAGGTCGAGGTTCCGGTCACCGTCGAGGGCGAGCCGGCTCCGGGCATGATGTTCCTGCAGGACGCCGACGTCGTCATGATCGAGGCCGACGTGCTCAACATTCCGGAAGAGATCGTCGTCTCCATCGAGGGCGCCGAGGACGGTACCGTCATCACCGCTGCCGATCTGACCATGCCGGAAGGCTCCACCCTTGTCGCCGACGAGGAGACCGTCATCGTCTCCATCTCCGAGCCGGAGGTTGACACCGATCTCGAGGAGGCCGCCGAGGCTGCCGAGGAAGGTGGCGCCGACGCTGGTGCCGAGTCCGTCGACGAAGGCGAGTCCGCCTCCGACAACGAGGAGTAG